From the Longimicrobium sp. genome, the window GGGCCGATTCGGCGCCGCACTTTCCCGGCCCCACGTTCCGCGTGAGCCAGGGAGATTCGGTGCGCATCAGGCTGGTGAACAACCTGCCGCCGGGTGATTCCACGAGGTGCCTCCCAATGCAGGTCGGCGGGCATCAGGACACGCCGCCCGACTGCTTTCACGGGTTCAACTACACCAACATCCACTACCACGGATTCCACGTCTCGCCGAGCCCCAACGCCGACGACGTGCTGATGCAGATCGCGCCGGGCGACAGCTTTCAGTACGCGTTCCGCATTCCGGCCAACCAGTCACCCGGCACGCACTGGTACCATCCGCACAAGCACGGGTCGGTGGCCATCCAGGTGGCGAACGGGATGTCGGGGGCGTTCGAGGTGGTCGGGGCCAGCGGGGGCCTGGACTCGGTGCAGGCCGCCAACCGCATCACCGAGAGACTGCTGGCTTTCCAGCAGGTCACCGACACCCTGAACCTGATGGACTCGAGCAGTGCAGGCGTGGCGTCGACCCTGGTGAACGGCCAGTTCCGGCCGCAGGTCATCATGCAGCAGGGCGAGGTTCAGCGCTGGCGGATCGTGAACGAGAACACGACCAAGACGTCCGCGTTCAGCCTCATCTTCCAGAACACGGTCGGCGGGCAGGTGCCCGCGGTGTTCGAGGTGGCGCGCGACGGAGTGACGTACGACTCGCTCAACTACGACACCATCAGCGACGAGGTGCTTCTCCTGGCCCCCGGCAATCGCCTGGACGTGCTGGTGAGAGCGCCGCAAACCGCGGGTGTGTTCCAGGCCCTCATCACCCACGTGGAGCATGTGGAGCCGGACGACCGGTCCCGGAAGCGCCTGCGGCTGGGCGCCGGCACCGGCCGCGCGGCCGTCGGTCCGCCGCCGAACACGACCCCGGTGCTGTCGGTGCGAGTGGTTCCCACGACCGGGCCGGTGACCTCTACCCTTCCGACGACCCTGCCTTCCCTGGGAGGGTTCCTCGCCAACATTCCGGGGCCGCTGGACCCCACGCGCATCTCCCCGGACAGCATGGAGGTCGTGGTGTTCTCGGCCGGTGGCGGCCCGGGCAGTGCTCCTCCGTTCTATCTCGG encodes:
- a CDS encoding multicopper oxidase family protein, whose translation is RLAQNYRLIATFNDSVLVGKPMRLRAYRVTSVNGRPWADSAPHFPGPTFRVSQGDSVRIRLVNNLPPGDSTRCLPMQVGGHQDTPPDCFHGFNYTNIHYHGFHVSPSPNADDVLMQIAPGDSFQYAFRIPANQSPGTHWYHPHKHGSVAIQVANGMSGAFEVVGASGGLDSVQAANRITERLLAFQQVTDTLNLMDSSSAGVASTLVNGQFRPQVIMQQGEVQRWRIVNENTTKTSAFSLIFQNTVGGQVPAVFEVARDGVTYDSLNYDTISDEVLLLAPGNRLDVLVRAPQTAGVFQALITHVEHVEPDDRSRKRLRLGAGTGRAAVGPPPNTTPVLSVRVVPTTGPVTSTLPTTLPSLGGFLANIPGPLDPTRISPDSMEVVVFSAGGGPGSAPPFYLGTELAPLRQFHPDSVYVPTTGISAQSVERPMNLSGTQTWRVVNTDRRTNHPFHIHINPFQVVYVYAPSATDQYRALYDRLNDAAQIGKPIWLDVLPLPQATAAGTQGYAIIRQQYEDFPGWYVMHCHILGHEERGMMQVLQVVAPGDTVRPPPSWVTNPTESGTAAHRH